The Nitrospira tepida genome includes a window with the following:
- a CDS encoding ATP-binding protein — MNRTETVSWHEANQRSLMAELAVLRRVLERRAAQATDDVPFDEASADSEQEAIRMAQEVLPAPAALDRLCATFGLSPFERALLLLCAGMELDAAWGAKCAAAQGDPRRTYPTFSLALAALPEPHWSALNPSAPLRRWRLIEVGAGETLLTSPLRIDERILHDLAGVSHLDERLVGLVDEVLTEEQDELAPSHQTLAGRLAGIWSQASRATALPVVQLCGRDPAAKRMIAATACASLRWRLYRLSAHLIPLSPSELDAMQRLWLREAALTGSALLLECDDTEPADAARDRMATRLIESIEGPLVVAVRERRRAGSRSTISLDVPAPGTAERRTLWARALGSAGASLNGRMEALVSQFSVNVQAIHAACAEAQTPRAAGPSENVADVQAIELASRLWDACRRQARPRLDELAQQIEPSATWEDLVLPDLQRRRLRDMAIHVRQRGKVYEDWGFAAKGARGLGISALFAGASGTGKTMAAEVLANELRLDLYRIDLSQVVSKYIGETEKNLRRVFDAADEGGAILLFDEADALFGKRSEVKDSHDRYANIEVSYLLQRMEAYRGLAILTTNMKSALDQAFLRRIRFIVQFPFPDPEQRAEIWRRVFPQGAPTEGLDEAKLAKLNVAGGHIRNIAVNAAFLAAEAGEPIRMRHLLDAARGEYAKLEKPLTETEIGGWA, encoded by the coding sequence ATGAACCGGACCGAGACAGTCTCCTGGCACGAGGCCAACCAACGCTCTTTGATGGCGGAACTGGCTGTGCTCCGCAGGGTCTTGGAACGCCGGGCCGCGCAGGCCACGGATGACGTCCCGTTCGACGAGGCCTCGGCCGACTCAGAGCAGGAAGCGATTCGGATGGCGCAAGAGGTCCTGCCGGCGCCCGCGGCCTTGGACAGGCTCTGCGCCACGTTCGGGCTCTCGCCGTTCGAGCGGGCCTTGCTCCTGTTGTGCGCCGGCATGGAACTCGATGCGGCCTGGGGAGCCAAGTGCGCGGCTGCGCAGGGCGACCCGCGCCGGACCTATCCCACCTTCAGCCTGGCCTTGGCGGCGCTGCCGGAGCCGCATTGGAGCGCGCTGAATCCGTCGGCGCCCTTGCGGCGGTGGCGCCTCATCGAGGTGGGAGCGGGCGAGACGCTGCTCACGAGTCCGCTGAGGATCGACGAGCGCATCCTGCATGATCTCGCGGGCGTGTCGCACCTCGACGAGCGATTGGTTGGGCTGGTCGATGAGGTCCTCACGGAAGAGCAGGACGAATTGGCGCCCTCTCACCAAACCTTGGCGGGACGGTTGGCTGGGATCTGGTCACAGGCGAGCCGGGCAACGGCGCTTCCAGTGGTGCAACTGTGCGGCCGGGACCCGGCCGCGAAGCGGATGATCGCCGCTACGGCCTGCGCCTCCCTGCGCTGGCGGTTGTACCGGTTGTCGGCGCATCTGATTCCGCTCTCGCCGAGTGAGCTGGACGCGATGCAACGGTTGTGGCTGCGCGAAGCGGCGCTGACGGGAAGCGCGCTGCTGTTGGAGTGCGACGACACGGAGCCGGCCGATGCCGCGCGCGATCGGATGGCGACGCGGCTGATCGAGTCCATCGAGGGTCCGCTCGTCGTGGCGGTCCGGGAGCGCCGCCGTGCCGGATCCCGTTCGACGATCAGCCTCGATGTGCCGGCGCCGGGGACGGCGGAACGACGGACGCTCTGGGCAAGGGCGCTGGGGAGCGCCGGCGCAAGTCTGAACGGGCGGATGGAGGCGCTGGTCTCCCAATTCAGCGTGAACGTCCAGGCGATTCACGCCGCCTGCGCGGAGGCACAGACGCCGCGAGCAGCGGGCCCCTCGGAGAATGTCGCGGACGTCCAGGCGATCGAGTTGGCGTCCCGCCTGTGGGACGCCTGCCGCCGACAGGCGCGCCCGCGGCTGGACGAACTGGCGCAACAGATCGAGCCCTCGGCGACCTGGGAGGACCTTGTCCTGCCGGACCTTCAACGGCGCCGGCTGCGGGACATGGCCATTCATGTGAGGCAGCGGGGGAAGGTGTACGAGGACTGGGGCTTTGCCGCCAAGGGCGCGCGCGGGCTCGGCATCAGCGCCCTGTTCGCCGGGGCCAGCGGAACGGGCAAGACGATGGCGGCGGAGGTCCTGGCCAACGAGTTGCGGCTCGATCTCTATCGCATCGACTTGAGCCAGGTCGTGAGCAAGTACATCGGCGAGACGGAAAAAAACCTCCGGCGGGTGTTCGACGCGGCCGATGAAGGCGGAGCCATCCTGCTGTTCGACGAAGCCGATGCCCTGTTCGGCAAACGCAGCGAGGTGAAAGACAGCCACGACCGCTATGCCAACATCGAAGTGAGTTATCTGTTGCAGCGCATGGAGGCCTATCGGGGCCTGGCGATTCTGACGACCAATATGAAGAGCGCGCTGGACCAGGCGTTCCTGCGCCGCATCCGGTTCATCGTGCAGTTTCCCTTCCCGGATCCGGAGCAGCGGGCCGAGATCTGGCGGCGGGTCTTTCCGCAGGGCGCGCCGACCGAAGGACTTGATGAGGCCAAGCTGGCGAAGCTCAATGTGGCGGGGGGCCACATCCGCAATATCGCGGTGAACGCGGCCTTCCTGGCAGCCGAGGCGGGCGAGCCGATCCGGATGCGGCACCTGCTCGACGCAGCCCGCGGCGAATACGCCAAGCTGGAAAAGCCGCTCACCGAAACGGAGATCGGAGGATGGGCATGA
- a CDS encoding DUF4255 domain-containing protein — protein sequence MSNALAIAGVTAVLKDLLNNGLIDHNVTGAVGGNVTVTALPPDRVFAAGTQEGNQLNLFLHQVTPNPGWRNAGLPSRDERGERLTNPPLALDLHYLLTAYGAEDLHAEILLGYAMQLLHDTPVLSRQAIRTALIPSPVNGTILPPALQALSASDLAEQVEQIKIIPAALNSEEMSKLWSALQARYRPTAAYQVSVVLIESQKPAKASLPVLTRGPVDPVTQREQGVSVQGDLISPFPTILSVTAPNRQPSVQLGETLTIEGRHLDGTNATVRVTNPRLPNALDLAPLEGRTATRLQVTIPNEPAQWPAGLYAMAVVLQRPGETFQRTTNELFFTLAPTVTTPLPLSIVRDANGDATIALTVRPEVRPAQRAALILGDREIPAQPHPPQTDRLSFVVKKAKPETFFIRLRVDGVDSLLVNRAVTPPVFFNQTVTITP from the coding sequence ATGAGCAACGCGCTGGCGATCGCAGGAGTCACGGCCGTGTTGAAGGATCTCCTCAACAACGGATTGATCGACCACAATGTGACGGGCGCCGTCGGTGGCAATGTCACGGTCACCGCGCTCCCGCCGGATCGCGTCTTTGCGGCCGGGACGCAGGAAGGCAACCAACTCAACCTGTTTCTGCATCAGGTGACGCCCAATCCCGGGTGGCGCAACGCCGGGTTGCCGTCGCGGGATGAACGGGGCGAGCGGCTGACGAATCCTCCGCTCGCGCTGGATTTGCATTACCTGCTGACCGCGTATGGCGCGGAAGATCTTCATGCCGAGATCCTGCTGGGCTATGCCATGCAACTGCTCCATGACACGCCCGTCTTGTCCCGCCAGGCGATCCGGACCGCGCTCATCCCGTCGCCGGTGAACGGGACCATCCTGCCTCCGGCGTTGCAGGCCCTGTCCGCCTCCGATCTCGCCGAGCAAGTGGAACAGATCAAGATCATCCCGGCCGCGCTCAACAGCGAGGAGATGTCGAAGCTCTGGTCGGCACTCCAAGCCCGATATCGGCCGACCGCGGCCTATCAGGTGTCGGTCGTGCTCATCGAATCGCAGAAACCAGCCAAGGCATCGTTGCCGGTGCTGACACGGGGCCCGGTGGACCCGGTCACGCAGCGAGAACAGGGGGTTTCGGTGCAGGGTGACCTGATATCCCCGTTTCCTACGATCCTCTCGGTCACCGCGCCGAACCGGCAGCCGAGCGTTCAACTCGGCGAGACCCTGACGATCGAAGGCCGTCACCTGGACGGCACGAATGCGACCGTGCGCGTGACGAATCCCCGGCTGCCGAATGCCCTGGACCTGGCTCCGCTCGAGGGTCGCACGGCGACTCGGCTCCAGGTCACAATCCCCAACGAGCCGGCACAGTGGCCGGCGGGCCTCTATGCCATGGCCGTCGTGCTTCAGCGACCGGGCGAGACGTTTCAACGGACGACGAACGAGTTGTTCTTTACCCTGGCGCCGACCGTGACGACGCCCTTGCCGCTCAGCATCGTGCGGGACGCGAACGGCGATGCGACGATCGCGCTCACCGTCCGGCCTGAGGTCCGGCCGGCACAACGGGCCGCCCTGATCCTCGGCGATCGCGAGATCCCGGCGCAGCCGCATCCGCCGCAGACCGACCGGCTTTCGTTCGTGGTCAAGAAAGCCAAACCCGAGACATTCTTCATCCGTTTGCGCGTGGACGGGGTGGACAGCCTGCTGGTGAATCGAGCGGTCACCCCGCCGGTGTTTTTCAATCAGACCGTCACGATCACGCCATGA
- a CDS encoding phage tail protein → MAQFSVNVQRFDPYKNFKFRVKWDGRYVAGVSKVGSLKRSTEVVEHREGGDPSTGRKSPGRTKYEAITLERGVTHDTEFEKWANKVWNFGSGLGAEVSLKDFRKDIIIEMYNEAGQLAIAYKVYRCWVSEYQALPDLDANANAVAIQTIKLENEGWERDYQVTEPSEPAFTEPAG, encoded by the coding sequence CAGCGTCAATGTTCAGCGCTTTGATCCGTACAAGAACTTCAAATTCCGCGTCAAATGGGACGGGCGCTACGTCGCCGGCGTCAGCAAGGTCGGTTCGCTGAAACGGTCGACCGAGGTTGTCGAACATCGCGAGGGCGGCGATCCCAGCACCGGCCGCAAGTCCCCGGGCCGAACGAAGTATGAGGCCATTACGCTGGAGCGCGGCGTCACGCACGACACGGAGTTCGAAAAATGGGCCAATAAGGTGTGGAACTTCGGGTCCGGCCTCGGCGCGGAAGTCTCGCTCAAGGATTTTCGCAAGGACATCATCATCGAGATGTACAACGAGGCGGGGCAATTGGCGATCGCGTACAAAGTGTATCGCTGTTGGGTCTCGGAGTATCAGGCCCTGCCTGATCTCGATGCGAACGCCAACGCCGTGGCGATTCAGACGATCAAGCTCGAGAACGAAGGCTGGGAGCGGGACTATCAGGTGACGGAGCCGAGCGAGCCGGCGTTCACGGAGCCGGCCGGATAA